From the genome of Flavobacterium sediminis:
AGTCAATGTATCTTGATCAAAAGTTTGATTCAGGGCAAAATATTTTAAAAGAGCATTGCGTTGGGCAATTAGCTTTTGGTATTGTAGTAATTGGTTGAGGTAGGATTGATCCAATACAGAGATCACCCCGTCAATAAACTTTCGTCTTACATCGCTGCCTTCGGCAATGAGATCATTGTCGGCCGGAGATATAATCACCAGAGGAATCAGTCCGATGTGTTCTGCTATTTTTTCGTAAGCTTTATTATTCCGCTTAATCACTTTCTTTTGTCCGCGTTTTAAGCTACAGGAAACTTTCTCTTCCTTGTCATTTTTAAAAAAAACAGCATCTAAAAGAAAAAAATCCTCATCGTGTTTGATGTTCTGAATGGCTAAAGGGTTGAAGTAACTTTTTCCATAGGCAAGATGGTAAATGGAATCTAAAATATTAGTTTTTCCGATACCGTTTTTCCCGACAAAACAATTGATTTTAGTATCAAAATCAAAATTTTGCTGGCTAATGTTCTTGTAATTTAAAAGAGTAAGTTGTTTTAAAAACACGCTGACGGATTTAGATCGAAAAGTTATTTCATGCAAAAATAACAGTTATAAACAAAAGTTGTGTTGAAAAGATATTTTATTTAAAGTAGTAAATGAATGAAAATTAATTTATTTTTGTGGCAGTTTCAATAAAAATTATATTTTTGCACCTCATAAATTAAAAACAAATGGCAACATATAATAAGAGAGGTTATAAAGCACCTAAACCAAAAGAAGTAGAGAACGCTGAAAATGAGTTTGAAGAAGTTGTAGAAGCTGGTGACAGTACAACGGAGGAAGTTTTTAATACACTGGATGAAACTGCAAATAAAGCAGAAGAGTGGGTAGCTAAAAATCAAAAGATCATTTTAGGAGTTGTCGGAGCAATTGCTGTAGTGACTTTAGGATATTTCTTCTTTAATAAATTTATGGTAGAACCTCAGGAAGATAAAGCATTAAATGATGTTTATTTAGCACAATCGTATTTCAATGATGCATTGACCAATAAACAAAGTGCCGATTCTTTATTTACATTAGCTTTAAACGGAGCTGAAGGAAAGTTAGGGTTCGTTGGTGTAGCTGATGAGTATTCCGGAACAAAAACAGGAAACTTAGCGAACTACTATGCCGGTATGTCGTTTTTACATTTGAAAGATTTTCAAAAAGCAGAAAGCTATCTGTTAAAATTCAAATCCGATGATGTGCTTTTACAGGCTACAGCTTACGGGGCATTAGGAGATGCTTATTCTGAGTTGAATAAGGTGGATGATGCGATTGCTTATTATAAAAAAGCGGTAGATGCTAACGATAATGACTTTACTGCACCAAGATTCTTAAATAAAGCAGCTCAGTTAGCATTGTTGAATAACAAGAAAGAAGAAGCGCATAGTTTATTTGTTAAGATCAAAGAAAATTACGGGAGCTCTCGTGAGGCTATGAGTGTAGATATGTACATTGCAATGACAGAATAAGCTTTTTATGGCAACAGAAAATAAAAATTTATCACAATACGATAAAAACACAATCCCAAATGCGAAAGATTTTCGGTTTGGGATTGTTGTTTCAGAATGGAATGAAACGATTACAGAAGGCCTTTTTGACGGAGCGAAAACAGCTTTGTTAGACTGTGGTACACAAGAAGAAAATATTATTCGTTGGGATGTTCCGGGTAGTTTTGAGCTCACTTTCGGAGCGAAGCGTATGATCGAAACGCAAAATGTAGATTGTGTGATTGTTATCGGTAGCGTGATCAAAGGCGAAACAATGCATTTTGAATTTGTATGTGAAGGGGTGACTCAGGGAATTAAAGATCTGAATGTTAAATACGATGTTCCGACGATCTTTTGTGTGTTAACCGATAATAACATGCAGCAGTCTATTGACAGAAGCGGAGGAAAACATGGGAACAAAGGAACAGAAGCGGCTATAGCTGCTATTAAAATGGTAGATTTAAATAGAAAGGCATAGTTTTTGTCAATAAATAGCAGAACATAATCCCGATTCGTTCGGGATTTTTTGTTAACAAAAAATTGAGAGAAAAACAGTCAAAAATCCCTAAATTTGAAAAAATTAACGATATATGCTTAAGTTTGGAAGAGGATCGTTCAAGTTGCCTAAAAATAAAAAGTTTAACTATACGCCCCGACATTACGAAGGGAAAAAAATCGATAATCCATACGATTTTGATTCTGTTATTCGCAAAGATCGGGAGGCAATAGGTTACAACGACCTACGCGGACACTGGAGTGAGGCGAGAGCTAATAGTCGGCATAGAGGAAATCGTAGTTTCAATCTGAGAGTTCTGATTATCGTTCTGATTTTATTATTAATATTCCTGTATATTATCGATTTTGATTTGTCGATCTTCAAAAAATAGTACATGTCAAGTATAATTCAACTTTTACCGGATCACGTAGCCAATCAGATTGCTGCAGGGGAGGTGGTACAAAGACCTGCTTCTGTTGTCAAAGAATTGTTGGAAAACGCTATTGACGCCAAAGCAACTGATATAAAGCTTGTAGTAAAAGATGCCGGAAAAACATTAATTCAGGTTATAGATAATGGCATGGGAATGAGCGTTACTGATGCCCGTTTGTGTTTTGAACGTCATGCAACTTCTAAAATACGCCACGCTGAGGATCTGTTTGATCTGCATACCAAAGGTTTTCGAGGAGAAGCATTAGCTTCAATTGCCGCAATTGCTCATGTGGAATTGAAAACAAAACGGGATCAGGAGGAGCTGGGAACTCATATTGTTATTGAAGGAAGTAAGTTTGTTGCTCAAGATGCTGCTGTTTTACCAAAAGGGACTTCTTTTTTGGTAAAGAATCTTTTTTTTAATATTCCGGCACGACGCAATTTTTTGAAATCGGATACAGTAGAAATGCGTCATGTAATTGATGAGTTTCAACGGGTAGCCTTAGCGCATCCGTCTATTTATTTCACGCTGATCCATAATGGAAGTGAAATGTTCAATTTACCTCCGTCTAATTACCGTCAGCGTATCGTTAACCTTTTAGGAGGAAAAACTAATGAAAAGCTGGTTCCGGTAACTGAAGATACTGAAATTGTTAAGATCAGTGGATTTATAGGTAAGCCGGAGTTTGCTAAAAAGAACAGAAACGAACAATTTTTCTTTGTTAACGATCGATTCATTAAAAGTGCATATTTACATCACGCTATAATGAGTGCTTACGAAGGTCTGTTGAAAGAAGGAAATCAGCCGAGCTATTTTTTATACCTTCAGGTGCCTCCGAATACGATCGATATAAATATTCATCCGACTAAAACGGAAATTAAGTTTGATGACGAACAATCGTTATATGCTATTTTACGTTCAGCTGTAAAGCATAGTTTAGGGCAATTCAACGTGGCTCCGGTATTGGATTTTGAACGTGATCCTAATTTGGATACGCCTTATGATTATAGAAGTAAAGAAAGTGAAATGCCTCTTATACAGGTAGATTCTAATTTTAATCCTTTTGCAGACGGTGCAACAACCACTGTAGCTAAAAAGAGTAGCGGAGGAGGTTCTTATTCTTCAAATCCCTTTCCTAAAAAGGAAACGACTTCATGGGAAAGTTTATATGTGGACTTAAAGAGCGATACTGAGGAAGTTGCTTCTATTTCTTTTGAGAGTGAAGAAGTCACCGGAAACTTATTTCAACATGAGGAAAAAGAAGAAGAAATAGCTTCTAAGACCTATCAGTTCCATAAGAAATATATCATTAGTTCTATTAAATCAGGAATGTTAGTTGTGGATCAGAATAAGGCTCACCAGCGGGTTTTGTATGAGCAGTATCTGGCGAATATTACAGTGCAGAGTGCTTCGAGTCAGCAATTGCTGTTTCCTTTAGAGTTGTATTTTTCTTTTGAGGAGATGGAACTTCTAAAAGAATTGAAACCGTCTTTGGAAAATACCGGTTTTATCTTTGATAAAATGGATAAAGAAAGGGTGTTGATTTCGGGAATTCCCGTAACAGTTCAGGAAAGTGAAGTTTCTATCGTATTAGAAGAATTAATTTCTAATTTACAAAATGAAGTTCCGGAAAATACTTTTTCGCTCAACGATGGTATTGCAAAATCTATGGCAAAGAGTTTAGCGGTAAAAACCGGAACACTATTGACCGAAAGAGAACAGGAAAACTTGGTAAATGCCTTATTTGCCTGTAAAGAACCTAATGTTTCACCTTTTAACAGACCCACTTTTGTGACATTAAGTGTGGAAGATTTAGACAAAAAATTTACATTATGATGAGAATGACAGACATGGTCAAGCATTTGCTGATCATTAATATTATATTTTTTATAGGAAGTTACCTAGTGCCACAGGCTCAGGATTTATTGGCATTGCACTATGTAGAAAGTGATAAATTTCGTTTCTGGCAAGTTATCACACACATGTTTATGCATGCTAATCTAATGCATATCTTCTTTAATATGTTTGCTTTAGTCACTTTTGGAAGTACATTGGAACATTTTTGGGGAAGTAATAAATTTTTATTTTTTTATATTTCATGTGGCTTAGGAGCAATGTTATTGCATACGGCAGCTAATTATTATTCTTTTCACGAACCTTTGAATGTTTTAATGGCGAATGGGTTTGAGAAAACGGATATTATGAATGCACTGAGTGAGGGTAAATACGACACACGTTGGGAGGAAGTCTTAAGCAATTCGCAATTCAATGGAATGATGCAGGCTTACTTGGGAGAAGCAGTAGGAGCATCCGGGGCAATTTACGGCTTGTTAGTTGCTTTTGCTTTTATGTTTCCGAATGTCGAATTAATGATGTTGTTTATTCCGATACCGATTAAAGCTAAATATTTTGTACCTGGAATTGTAGCTTTAGATTTGTACTTGGGGTTACAAGGAAGTTCTATTTTCGGAGGTTCCGGAACCGGTATAGCACACTTTGCCCATATAGGGGGAGCTATTGTTGGTTTTATCATGATGTGGTATTGGAAAAAAGGCCAGTTCAATAACAATCGTTGGGATAGATAAGTAGGAGTAAAAGGTAAAAGTAAATAGGTTTACATGTCAATACTGGAAGATTTAAAATTGCAATACAAGATCGGAGGTGTAGCTCAAAAGCTAATCTTTTGGAACATTGGTATTTTTGTAGTAACAGCATTATTACAATTGCTTTATATTACAGAGGTATGGAGTTTTGACTGTTATGATTTAGTTGCCTTACATTCTGATTTGTCTTATTTTATTAAAACACCTTGGACGATTTTTACCTATATGTTCGTTCACGCCGGATTTTTGCATTTATTGTTCAATATGTTGGTGTTGCATTTTACCGGAAGGATCTTTACCACTTTTTTTACCCAACGCCAACTTTTAGGGGTTTTTATTCTCGGAGGATTATTTTCCGGATTTGTTTTTTTGTTGTCTTATGCACTTTTAGGAGCTTCTTCTATAGTAGTTGGGGCAAGTGGTGCTATTATGGCTGTTATGTTAGCAACGGCTACGTATGCACCTGAAATGCAGGTTCGTTTGCTGTT
Proteins encoded in this window:
- the recF gene encoding DNA replication/repair protein RecF (All proteins in this family for which functions are known are DNA-binding proteins that assist the filamentation of RecA onto DNA for the initiation of recombination or recombinational repair.) — protein: MFLKQLTLLNYKNISQQNFDFDTKINCFVGKNGIGKTNILDSIYHLAYGKSYFNPLAIQNIKHDEDFFLLDAVFFKNDKEEKVSCSLKRGQKKVIKRNNKAYEKIAEHIGLIPLVIISPADNDLIAEGSDVRRKFIDGVISVLDQSYLNQLLQYQKLIAQRNALLKYFALNQTFDQDTLTVYNEQLTPLGNTIFEKRKQFLENFISIFTKYYDLISDKAESVGLVYQSQLKEEPLENLLQNGIAKDRAAQYTNFGIHKDDLSFEIDGYPIKKFGSQGQQKSFLIALKLAQFEFIKEKSGELPLLLFDDIFDKLDEFRVTKIINMVNNDTFGQIFISDTHPDRTEKIVQQTHQTYKIFNL
- a CDS encoding tetratricopeptide repeat protein, with protein sequence MATYNKRGYKAPKPKEVENAENEFEEVVEAGDSTTEEVFNTLDETANKAEEWVAKNQKIILGVVGAIAVVTLGYFFFNKFMVEPQEDKALNDVYLAQSYFNDALTNKQSADSLFTLALNGAEGKLGFVGVADEYSGTKTGNLANYYAGMSFLHLKDFQKAESYLLKFKSDDVLLQATAYGALGDAYSELNKVDDAIAYYKKAVDANDNDFTAPRFLNKAAQLALLNNKKEEAHSLFVKIKENYGSSREAMSVDMYIAMTE
- the ribH gene encoding 6,7-dimethyl-8-ribityllumazine synthase; translated protein: MATENKNLSQYDKNTIPNAKDFRFGIVVSEWNETITEGLFDGAKTALLDCGTQEENIIRWDVPGSFELTFGAKRMIETQNVDCVIVIGSVIKGETMHFEFVCEGVTQGIKDLNVKYDVPTIFCVLTDNNMQQSIDRSGGKHGNKGTEAAIAAIKMVDLNRKA
- the mutL gene encoding DNA mismatch repair endonuclease MutL gives rise to the protein MSSIIQLLPDHVANQIAAGEVVQRPASVVKELLENAIDAKATDIKLVVKDAGKTLIQVIDNGMGMSVTDARLCFERHATSKIRHAEDLFDLHTKGFRGEALASIAAIAHVELKTKRDQEELGTHIVIEGSKFVAQDAAVLPKGTSFLVKNLFFNIPARRNFLKSDTVEMRHVIDEFQRVALAHPSIYFTLIHNGSEMFNLPPSNYRQRIVNLLGGKTNEKLVPVTEDTEIVKISGFIGKPEFAKKNRNEQFFFVNDRFIKSAYLHHAIMSAYEGLLKEGNQPSYFLYLQVPPNTIDINIHPTKTEIKFDDEQSLYAILRSAVKHSLGQFNVAPVLDFERDPNLDTPYDYRSKESEMPLIQVDSNFNPFADGATTTVAKKSSGGGSYSSNPFPKKETTSWESLYVDLKSDTEEVASISFESEEVTGNLFQHEEKEEEIASKTYQFHKKYIISSIKSGMLVVDQNKAHQRVLYEQYLANITVQSASSQQLLFPLELYFSFEEMELLKELKPSLENTGFIFDKMDKERVLISGIPVTVQESEVSIVLEELISNLQNEVPENTFSLNDGIAKSMAKSLAVKTGTLLTEREQENLVNALFACKEPNVSPFNRPTFVTLSVEDLDKKFTL
- a CDS encoding rhomboid family intramembrane serine protease, coding for MMRMTDMVKHLLIINIIFFIGSYLVPQAQDLLALHYVESDKFRFWQVITHMFMHANLMHIFFNMFALVTFGSTLEHFWGSNKFLFFYISCGLGAMLLHTAANYYSFHEPLNVLMANGFEKTDIMNALSEGKYDTRWEEVLSNSQFNGMMQAYLGEAVGASGAIYGLLVAFAFMFPNVELMMLFIPIPIKAKYFVPGIVALDLYLGLQGSSIFGGSGTGIAHFAHIGGAIVGFIMMWYWKKGQFNNNRWDR
- a CDS encoding rhomboid family protein produces the protein MSILEDLKLQYKIGGVAQKLIFWNIGIFVVTALLQLLYITEVWSFDCYDLVALHSDLSYFIKTPWTIFTYMFVHAGFLHLLFNMLVLHFTGRIFTTFFTQRQLLGVFILGGLFSGFVFLLSYALLGASSIVVGASGAIMAVMLATATYAPEMQVRLLLIGNVKLIWIAIVILFLDLIQLPVSNTGGHLAHLGGALFGYIYIKSLKGGVDLSKGISKIQDFFENLSTPKKKTPFKTVYKNTTTNKSTANRSSSTTDKDKSVEQKKIDEILDKISQSGYDSLTKEEKDFLFKVGK